The proteins below come from a single Sorghum bicolor cultivar BTx623 chromosome 4, Sorghum_bicolor_NCBIv3, whole genome shotgun sequence genomic window:
- the LOC8085166 gene encoding RNA-binding protein 48 isoform X1, with protein sequence MPRDRDEPAAVRVYTVCDESRYLIVRNVPSLGCGDDLANLFGTYGPVEECTPMDAEDCEPYTDVFFVKFSQVNNARFAKRKLDESVFLGNRLQVTYAPQFESLLDTKEKLEARRKEVLGRIKSSAGRPEGTSQYSPAQGSSSGNHHQLNSNKRAYMKTIHTSHIEDPRFSHVPSDKDYFPSESMNATVKLVREKLDKIQSGGDNSSTSAASKKPRVDNRRRI encoded by the exons ATGCCTCGCGACCGCGACGAGCCAGCCGCCGTGCGCGTCTACACCGTCTGCGACGAGTCCAG GTACCTGATCGTGCGCAACGTGCCGTCACTCGGATGCGGCGACGACCTCGCCAATCTCTTCGGGACGTACGGCCCCGTGGAGGA GTGCACGCCCATGGATGCAGAGGACTGTGAGCCCTACACCGACGTCTTCTTCGTCAAGTTCTCTCAGGTCAACAACGCCAG GTTTGCAAAGAGGAAGCTTGACGAGTCTGTATTTCTTGGCAACCGCCTGCAGGTGACCTACGCTCCTCAGTTTGAAAGTCTTCTAGACACCAAGGAGAAACTGGAAGCTAGGAGAAAAGAAGTCCTTGGCCGAATAAAAT CATCTGCTGGCAGACCTGAAGGGACATCTCAGTACTCTCCAGCTCAGGGATCATCTAGTGGGAATCACCACCAGCTGAACTCTAATAAGAG GGCATATATGAAGACAATTCATACTTCTCATATTGAAGATCCTCGTTTCAGTCATGTGCCCTCAGATAAG GATTATTTTCCATCCGAGTCGATGAATGCTACTGTAAAGCTAGTCAGAGAGAAGCTTGATAAG ATACAATCTGGTGGTGATAATTCCAGTACTTCAGCAGCATCCAAGAAACCAAGGGTCGATAACCGCAGGCGAATTTGA
- the LOC8085164 gene encoding trihelix transcription factor GTL1 — MQSGYGGVSEFQQFIMDGGFAMSAPPPQQQPPQPAAASAQELGGPFRYQPLHHHALPPQHHHHAPHMPPHFAHFGAAPPPPFTQQLLHQAAAAGHHHLQLFHEQQQQHHHHHKPQPPPPHPQHHQLPARWAPQPQQQQHHHQQQQPQAQTHHHHHHHLGFDVEAAVPESSGAAGAAASGGAAPPGVPPFLAAAMNFKLAVDAGGGSGATGGTDDALNDGGGAAGSGMMLHVGGGGGGDDEAATESRLRRWAGDEETSIKEPTWRPLDIDYLHSSSSSKRTGKEKVATPESPAPVAAANYFKKGDDNAAAAAAAAAAGGGNYKLFSELEAIYKPGSGGAGVAQTGSGSGLTGDDNAILEPAMADLPDVAAAAAGPQLNTSETSAGEEAAAVVQPQPQLQPSTDAARRKRKRRRQQQQEQLSASASFFERLVQRLMEHQESLHRQFLEAMERRERERAARDEAWRRQEADKFAREAGARAQDRASAAAREAAIIAYLEKISGESITLPPPAAASGDDTSQDATAAGNGKELVPYDGGDATAHDGGGAGGSLHLSTSRWPKHEVEALIRVRTGLEGRFQEPGLKGPLWEEVSARMAAAGYGRSAKRCKEKWENINKYFRKAKESGKKRPAHAKTCPYFDELDRLYSRSGHSAAAARDGEANAGGGEAKQASSELLDAVVKYPDVRYGPPGFGMDREQVSGGNNNANNEGGEDDGDGEEDGIGKGRAGDDQDDDEVDSHGHDDE; from the exons ATGCAGTCCGGCTACGGCGGCGTGTCCGAGTTCCAGCAGTTCATCATGGACGGCGGCTTCGCCATGTCCGCGCCGCCGCCTCAGCAGCAGCCGCCCcagcccgccgccgcctccgcccagGAGCTGGGCGGGCCCTTCAGGTACCAGCCTCTGCACCACCACGCGCTGCCGccgcagcaccaccaccacGCGCCGCACATGCCGCCGCACTTCGCCCACTTCGGcgccgccccgccgccgccctTCACGCAGCAGCTGCTGCACCAGGCGGCCGCCGCGGGGCACCACCACCTCCAGCTCTTccacgagcagcagcagcagcatcaccaccaccacaagccccagccgccgccgccgcatccgCAGCACCACCAGCTGCCGGCCAGATGGGCAccgcagccgcagcagcagcagcaccaccaccagcagcagcagccgcaggcCCAGACgcatcaccaccaccaccaccacctcggaTTTGACGTCGAGGCTGCCGTGCCGGAGAGCTCGGGGGCTGCGGGCGCCGCGGCCTCGGGCGGCGCCGCGCCTCCGGGCGTGCCCCCGTTCTTGGCAGCCGCCATGAACTTCAAGCTTGCGGTcgacgccggcggcggcagcggcgccaCGGGAGGCACCGACGACGCCCTCAACGACGGCGGTGGCGCCGCGGGCAGCGGCATGATGCTCCacgttggcggcggcggcggtggcgacgACGAGGCCGCCACAGAGAGTCGCCTCCGCCGCTGGGccggcgacgaggagacctccaTTAAAGAACCCACCTG GCGGCCGCTGGACATCGACTACTTACACAGCTCGAGCAGCAGCAAGAGGACGGGGAAGGAGAAGGTGGCCACGCCGGAGTCCCCCGCGCCGGTTGCCGCCGCCAATTACTTCAAGAAAGGCGACGATAATGCCGCTGCTGCCGCAGCCGCTGCGGCCGCGGGCGGCGGCAACTACAAGCTGTTCAGCGAGCTGGAGGCCATCTACAAGCCGGGGAGCGGCGGCGCGGGCGTCGCCCAGAcgggctccggctccggcctCACCGGAGACGACAATGCCATCCTCGAGCCGGCCATGGCGGACCTCCCGGACgtggcggccgcggccgcgggccCGCAGCTCAACACGTCGGAGACGTCGGCCGGGGAGGAGGCGGCCGCGGTGgtgcagccgcagccgcagctcCAGCCGTCGACGGACGCGGCGCGGCGCAAGCGGAAGCgtcggcggcagcagcagcaggagcagctgaGCGCGTCGGCGTCCTTCTTCGAGCGGCTCGTGCAGCGTCTGATGGAGCACCAGGAGAGCCTCCACCGGCAGTTCCTGGAGGCCATGGAGCGGCGCGAGCGGGAGCGCGCTGCGCGGGACGAGGCCTGGCGGCGGCAGGAGGCCGACAAGTTCGCCCGCGAGGCCGGCGCGCGCGCGCAGGACCGCGCTAGCGCCGCGGCGCGGGAGGCCGCCATCATCGCCTACCTGGAAAAGATCTCGGGCGAGTCCATCACGCTCCCACCGCCCGCCGCGGCGTCCGGCGACGACACGAGCCAGGACGCGACGGCGGCCGGCAACGGCAAGGAGCTGGTGCCGTACGACGGCGGGGACGCGACGGCGCACGATgggggcggcgccggcgggtcGCTGCACCTCAGCACGTCGCGGTGGCCCAAGCACGAGGTGGAGGCGCTGATCCGGGTGCGGACGGGGCTGGAAGGGCGGTTCCAGGAGCCCGGGCTCAAGGGCCCGCTGTGGGAGGAGGTGAGCGCGCgcatggcggcggcgggctACGGCCGCAGCGCCAAGCGCTGCAAGGAGAAGTGGGAGAACATCAACAAGTACTTCCGCAAGGCCAAGGAGAGCGGCAAGAAGCGGCCGGCGCACGCAAAGACGTGCCCCTACTTCGACGAGCTGGACAGGCTCTACTCCCGCTCGGGccactcggcggcggcggcgcgcgacgGCGAGGCCAATGCCGGGGGAGGCGAGGCCAAGCAGGCGAGCTCGGAGCTGCTGGACGCGGTGGTCAAGTACCCCGACGTGCGCTACGGCCCGCCGGGGTTCGGGATGGACAGGGAGCAGGTCTCCGGCGGCAATAACAACGCTAATAATGAAGGTGGAGAGGACGATGGCGACGGGGAGGAGGACGGCATTGGCAAGGGCAGGGCCGGCGATGATCaggacgacgacgaggtggacagCCATGGCCACGATGATGAGTAG
- the LOC8085165 gene encoding uncharacterized protein LOC8085165, with translation MADAPTSSGDSPPPPPPPQPENGSISSMVASSAASAAAAAADFTRWAETFGTEKADAAKAALASATTLATSSASAAASASSTAASSAYAAASDLTLIAKEELEWVKKEYSAHEQIVFSKIKEGVVMAIMNPGIAAGSATLAGIVLFKRPRSYLIQRVRRMFVSKETLLSGVQAEVNHMRQTVNLVSNERQKLLDRAATAEKRFQKGWNTLREEGRSIQHELSEIRDIENHAVGLKGIIDQLPRAHASEFRSEISGLASQVKKEKRVLNAALTKIVNYGVPI, from the exons ATGGCCGACGCGCCCACGAGCTCCGGcgactcgccgccgccgccgcctcctccgcaGCCGGAGAACGGTTCCATCTCCTCCATGGTCGCCTCCTCTGCCGCctccgcggcggccgcggccgcagACTTCACCCGCTGGGCGGAGACCTTCGGCACCGAGAAGGCCGACGCCGCCAAGGCTGCCCTAGCCTCCGCCACCACCTTGGCCACCTCATCCGCCTCCGCGGCGGCTTCTGCTTCCTCCACGGCTGCGTCCTCCGCCTACGCGGCCGCCTCCGACCTCACCCTCATCGCGAAG GAAGAGCTGGAATGGGTGAAGAAGGAGTACTCTGCTCACGAGCAGATTGTGTTTAGCAAGATCAAAG AGGGCGTTGTCATGGCGATAATGAATCCAGGCATTGCTGCAGGTTCTGCAACCCTTGCAGGGATTGTCCTTTTCAAAA GGCCAAGGAGCTACCTTATTCAACGAGTACGGCGCATGTTTGTTAGCAAGGAG ACCCTACTTTCTGGCGTACAAGCTGAAGTGAATCACATGCGGCAGACTGTGAATCTTGTATCCAATGAACGTCAAAAACTGTTg GATAGAGCAGCAACCGCAGAGAAAAGATTTCAGAAAGGATGGAATACACTCAg GGAAGAAGGGCGTTCCATTCAACATGAGCTGAGTGAGATTAGAGATATTGAAAACCATGCAGTAG GTCTGAAGGGAATTATTGATCAGCTTCCCAGAGCACATGCATCTGAATTTCGATCGGAG ATATCTGGCCTAGCTTCCCAGGTTAAGAAGGAGAAGCGAGTGCTTAATGCCGCCCTCACGAAGATTGTGAATTACGGTGTCCCCATCTGA
- the LOC8085166 gene encoding uncharacterized protein LOC8085166 isoform X2 — MKSSESGMNFWLESCELLTLHLLLMSNERDSCFLFQSLYVPPAPLFTTHEAFQRAFLRLKISGLRRTTLPSRKGPGPAPAAPPRPPPLRGAGRKLEMPRDRDEPAAVRVYTVCDESRYLIVRNVPSLGCGDDLANLFGTYGPVEECTPMDAEDCEPYTDVFFVKFSQVNNARFAKRKLDESVFLGNRLQHLLADLKGHLSTLQLRDHLVGITTS, encoded by the exons ATGAAATCTTCGGAAAGTGGAATGAATTTTTGGTTGGAATCATGCGAGCTACTGACCTTGCATTTACTATTAATGAGTAATGAGAGAGACTCGTGCTTCTTGTTTCAGTCGTTATAT GTTCCTCCGGCTCCTCTGTTTACTACGCATGAGGCCTTTCAGCGCGCCTTCCTTCGTCTGAAAATCTccgggctccggcggacgacgctTCCTTCTCGCAAAGGCCCAGGCCCAGCTCCAGCGGCACCGCCGCGTCCGCCCCCTCTGCGCGGCGCCGGTCGAAAACTCGAGATGCCTCGCGACCGCGACGAGCCAGCCGCCGTGCGCGTCTACACCGTCTGCGACGAGTCCAG GTACCTGATCGTGCGCAACGTGCCGTCACTCGGATGCGGCGACGACCTCGCCAATCTCTTCGGGACGTACGGCCCCGTGGAGGA GTGCACGCCCATGGATGCAGAGGACTGTGAGCCCTACACCGACGTCTTCTTCGTCAAGTTCTCTCAGGTCAACAACGCCAG GTTTGCAAAGAGGAAGCTTGACGAGTCTGTATTTCTTGGCAACCGCCTGCAG CATCTGCTGGCAGACCTGAAGGGACATCTCAGTACTCTCCAGCTCAGGGATCATCTAGTGGGAATCACCACCAGCTGA
- the LOC8066480 gene encoding putative nitric oxide synthase isoform X2, giving the protein MASPHLPFLSFPKTLPPPPPPLKPHAHRTSLAVAAAPAPPPAPPDGAGPAAPTRGDRFLGRQLATEAAARVLAPDDADRRRRRKEKRRALSRKPSGLASCYGCGAPLQTAEEAAPGYVDPDTYELKKRHHQLRTVLCGRCKLLSHGHMVTAVGGHGGYPGGKQFVSAEQLREKLSYLRHEKALIVKLVDIVDFNGSFLARVRDFAGANPIILVITKVDLLPRDTDLNCIGDWVVESVVKKKLNVLSVHLTSSKSLVGITGVISEIQQEKKGRDVYILGSANVGKSAFISAMLRTMAYKDPVAAAAQKYKPIQSAVPGTTLGPIQIEAFLGGGKLYDTPGVHLHHRQAAVIHADDLPSLAPQSRLKGRCFPANDTDVELSGNSLFWAGLVRIDVVKALPRARLTFYGPKKLKINMVPTTEADQFYETEVGVTLTPPTGKERAEGWQGLQGVRELKIKYEERDRWRNILSG; this is encoded by the exons ATGGCGTCGCCGCACCTTCCCTTCCTCTCCTTCCCCAAAACCCTaccgccaccacctccaccgctcaAGCCCCACGCCCACCGCACctccctcgccgtcgccgctgcTCCTGCTCCCCCGCCCGCCCCGCCTGACGGCGCGGGGCCCGCCGCGCCCACGCGTGGCGACCGCTTCCTCGGCCGCCAGCTGGCCACCGAGGCCGCCGCGCGCGTgctcgcgcccgacgacgccgaCAGGCGCCGCCGACGCAAGGAGAAGCGCCGGGCACTGTCGCGGAAGCCCTCCGGCCTCGCCTCTTGCTACGGGTGCGGCGCCCCGCTGCAGACggcggaggaggccgcgccgGGATACGTAGACCCCGACACGTACGAACTG AAAAAGAGGCACCACCAACTGAGAACCGTTCTATGTGGAAGGTGCAAGCTGCTCTCTCATGGCCACATGGTCACTGCTGTTGGTGGCCACGGCGGTTATCCTGGGGGCAAGCAGTTTGTTTCTGCGGAACAGCTCAGGGAGAAGCTGTCATACCTCCGTCACGAGAAAGCACTGATAGTCAAATTG GTTGACATCGTTGACTTCAATGGGAGTTTCCTGGCACGAGTACGTGACTTTGCTGGTGCAAATCCGATTATTCTTGtgataacaaag GTTGATCTCCTTCCCAGAGACACTGATTTGAATTGCATAGGCGACTGGGTTGTCGAGTCAGTTGTCAAGAAGAAGCTTAA TGTCCTTAGTGTCCATTTGACAAGCTCAAAGTCACTGGTCGGTATCACAGGGGTTATATCAGAGATTCAACAGGAAAAGAAG GGCCGAGATGTATATATACTG GGTTCTGCAAATGTTGGGAAATCTGCATTTATCAGTGCAATGCTAA GAACAATGGCATACAAGGATCCGGTGGCAGCGGCAGCTCAAAAATACAAGCCTATACAGTCTGCTGTTCCTGGAACAACCCTTGGCCCTATTCAAATTGAAGCATTTTTAGGCGGAGGG AAATTGTATGATACACCTGGAGTCCACCTTCACCATAGGCAGGCAGCAGTTATCCATGCTGATGATCTGCCTTCTCTTGCACCACAAAGTCGTTTGAAAGGGCGATGTTTTCCC GCTAATGATACAGATGTTGAATTGAGTGGGAATTCATTATTCTGGGCTGGGCTAGTCCGCATTGATGTTGTCAAG GCTCTTCCACGCGCACGGCTGACATTCTATGGGCCCAAGAAGCTAAAGATTAATATGGTCCCGACAACAGAAGCAGATCAATTTTACGAG ACTGAAGTTGGAGTTACATTGACTCCACCAACTGGTAAGGAGAGAGCTGAAGGATGGCAAGGGCTTCAAGGTGTTCGCGAGTTGAAGATAAAGTATGAGGAACGTGACAG ATGGAGGAATATCTTGTCTGGATAA
- the LOC8066480 gene encoding putative nitric oxide synthase isoform X1: MASPHLPFLSFPKTLPPPPPPLKPHAHRTSLAVAAAPAPPPAPPDGAGPAAPTRGDRFLGRQLATEAAARVLAPDDADRRRRRKEKRRALSRKPSGLASCYGCGAPLQTAEEAAPGYVDPDTYELKKRHHQLRTVLCGRCKLLSHGHMVTAVGGHGGYPGGKQFVSAEQLREKLSYLRHEKALIVKLVDIVDFNGSFLARVRDFAGANPIILVITKVDLLPRDTDLNCIGDWVVESVVKKKLNVLSVHLTSSKSLVGITGVISEIQQEKKGRDVYILGSANVGKSAFISAMLRTMAYKDPVAAAAQKYKPIQSAVPGTTLGPIQIEAFLGGGKLYDTPGVHLHHRQAAVIHADDLPSLAPQSRLKGRCFPANDTDVELSGNSLFWAGLVRIDVVKALPRARLTFYGPKKLKINMVPTTEADQFYETEVGVTLTPPTGKERAEGWQGLQGVRELKIKYEERDRPACDIAISGLGWISVEPSGVPSNSSDDNVEEEYDGGELHLVVHVPKPVEVFVRPPLPVGKAASQWYQYQELTEEEEELRPKWHY; the protein is encoded by the exons ATGGCGTCGCCGCACCTTCCCTTCCTCTCCTTCCCCAAAACCCTaccgccaccacctccaccgctcaAGCCCCACGCCCACCGCACctccctcgccgtcgccgctgcTCCTGCTCCCCCGCCCGCCCCGCCTGACGGCGCGGGGCCCGCCGCGCCCACGCGTGGCGACCGCTTCCTCGGCCGCCAGCTGGCCACCGAGGCCGCCGCGCGCGTgctcgcgcccgacgacgccgaCAGGCGCCGCCGACGCAAGGAGAAGCGCCGGGCACTGTCGCGGAAGCCCTCCGGCCTCGCCTCTTGCTACGGGTGCGGCGCCCCGCTGCAGACggcggaggaggccgcgccgGGATACGTAGACCCCGACACGTACGAACTG AAAAAGAGGCACCACCAACTGAGAACCGTTCTATGTGGAAGGTGCAAGCTGCTCTCTCATGGCCACATGGTCACTGCTGTTGGTGGCCACGGCGGTTATCCTGGGGGCAAGCAGTTTGTTTCTGCGGAACAGCTCAGGGAGAAGCTGTCATACCTCCGTCACGAGAAAGCACTGATAGTCAAATTG GTTGACATCGTTGACTTCAATGGGAGTTTCCTGGCACGAGTACGTGACTTTGCTGGTGCAAATCCGATTATTCTTGtgataacaaag GTTGATCTCCTTCCCAGAGACACTGATTTGAATTGCATAGGCGACTGGGTTGTCGAGTCAGTTGTCAAGAAGAAGCTTAA TGTCCTTAGTGTCCATTTGACAAGCTCAAAGTCACTGGTCGGTATCACAGGGGTTATATCAGAGATTCAACAGGAAAAGAAG GGCCGAGATGTATATATACTG GGTTCTGCAAATGTTGGGAAATCTGCATTTATCAGTGCAATGCTAA GAACAATGGCATACAAGGATCCGGTGGCAGCGGCAGCTCAAAAATACAAGCCTATACAGTCTGCTGTTCCTGGAACAACCCTTGGCCCTATTCAAATTGAAGCATTTTTAGGCGGAGGG AAATTGTATGATACACCTGGAGTCCACCTTCACCATAGGCAGGCAGCAGTTATCCATGCTGATGATCTGCCTTCTCTTGCACCACAAAGTCGTTTGAAAGGGCGATGTTTTCCC GCTAATGATACAGATGTTGAATTGAGTGGGAATTCATTATTCTGGGCTGGGCTAGTCCGCATTGATGTTGTCAAG GCTCTTCCACGCGCACGGCTGACATTCTATGGGCCCAAGAAGCTAAAGATTAATATGGTCCCGACAACAGAAGCAGATCAATTTTACGAG ACTGAAGTTGGAGTTACATTGACTCCACCAACTGGTAAGGAGAGAGCTGAAGGATGGCAAGGGCTTCAAGGTGTTCGCGAGTTGAAGATAAAGTATGAGGAACGTGACAG GCCTGCTTGTGACATCGCGATCTCTGGGCTTGGGTGGATTTCTGTGGAGCCATCAGGCGTGCCCTCAAACAGCTCTGATGACAATGTCGAGGAAGAATACGATGGCGGTGAGCTGCATCTGGTAGTACATGTACCCAAACCGGTTGAGGTCTTCGTCCGCCCCCCATTGCCTGTTGGTAAAGCAGCGTCGCAATGGTACCAGTATCAAGAGCTCacagaggaagaagaggagtTGAGGCCTAAATGGCACTACTGA